From the genome of Alphaproteobacteria bacterium, one region includes:
- the gpt gene encoding xanthine phosphoribosyltransferase, whose translation MAAATYSKMFPVSWTELHRDAKALAWRLADTGPYKGLIAITRGGLVPAAIVARELELRLIDTICCSTYEKTKRGAKVEVLKGTRAEADKGEDWLIVDDLVDTGVTAEHVRQLLPKAHFATVYAKPAGKPMVDTFITEVSQDTWILFPWDQEAVMSTPIVELKQKRR comes from the coding sequence ATGGCGGCGGCGACTTACAGCAAGATGTTTCCGGTATCGTGGACCGAGCTGCACCGCGATGCCAAGGCACTGGCCTGGCGCCTGGCCGACACCGGTCCCTACAAGGGCCTGATCGCCATCACCCGCGGTGGCCTGGTGCCGGCGGCAATCGTCGCCCGTGAGCTGGAGCTGCGGCTGATCGACACCATCTGCTGCTCGACCTACGAGAAGACGAAACGCGGCGCCAAGGTCGAGGTGCTCAAGGGTACGCGGGCCGAGGCCGACAAGGGCGAGGACTGGCTGATCGTCGACGACCTGGTCGACACCGGCGTCACCGCCGAGCACGTCCGCCAGCTGCTGCCCAAGGCGCATTTCGCCACGGTCTACGCCAAGCCCGCCGGCAAGCCGATGGTCGACACCTTCATCACCGAGGTCAGCCAGGACACCTGGATCCTGTTCCCCTGGGACCAGGAAGCGGTGATGTCGACGCCGATCGTCGAGCTCAAGCAGAAGCGACGCTAG
- a CDS encoding SDR family oxidoreductase, whose product MAKVALVTGAGSGVGKAAALALAKEGFDVGLVGRRAEMLEPVATEARAAGVKALVLQGDAGDPKQVKAIFAKLKDGLGRIDVLFNNAGTGAPPIPMEDLTYEQWKAVVDINLTGSFLCAQEAIRMMKAQTPQGGRIINNGSISAHAPRPRSAPYTATKHAITGLTKAISLDGREFDITCSQIDIGNAATPMTERMARGVPQPDGSTRVEPTMDVQAVARAVVYAATLPPDANMLFMTVMATKMPFVGRG is encoded by the coding sequence ATGGCTAAAGTCGCCCTCGTCACCGGCGCGGGGTCAGGCGTCGGCAAGGCCGCCGCGCTGGCGCTGGCCAAGGAAGGCTTCGATGTCGGCCTGGTCGGTCGCCGCGCGGAGATGCTCGAACCCGTCGCCACCGAGGCGCGCGCCGCAGGTGTGAAGGCGCTGGTGCTGCAGGGCGACGCCGGCGACCCCAAGCAGGTCAAGGCGATCTTCGCCAAGCTCAAGGACGGGTTGGGCCGCATCGACGTACTGTTCAACAACGCCGGCACCGGCGCGCCGCCGATCCCGATGGAGGACCTGACCTACGAGCAATGGAAGGCGGTGGTCGACATCAACCTCACCGGCTCCTTCCTGTGCGCGCAGGAAGCCATCCGCATGATGAAGGCGCAGACGCCGCAGGGCGGGCGCATCATCAACAACGGCTCGATCTCCGCTCACGCCCCCAGGCCGCGCTCCGCCCCCTACACCGCCACCAAGCACGCCATCACCGGGCTCACCAAGGCGATCTCGCTCGACGGCCGCGAGTTCGACATCACCTGCAGCCAGATCGACATCGGCAACGCCGCCACGCCGATGACCGAGCGCATGGCGCGCGGCGTGCCGCAGCCCGACGGATCCACCCGCGTCGAGCCGACCATGGACGTGCAGGCCGTCGCGCGCGCGGTCGTCTACGCCGCCACCCTGCCGCCAGACGCCAACATGCTGTTCATGACCGTGATGGCGACCAAGATGCCGTTCGTCGGACGGGGATAG
- a CDS encoding FAD-dependent monooxygenase, with protein sequence MARRGAHAIVMGGSMAGLLAARVLADYYDRITVIERDSVSAWAEPRKGTPQDRHVHGFWARGLRTVERLFPGIMAELHGGGAVPGDAVGDVNWHQFGGLKLRAPTGIGATLMTRPFLEGHVRRRALDSPTIHLRSGTTVTDLTTSEQHRRVSGVYVLGAGGTREVIEADLVVDATGRGTQAPRWLEFMGYQRPPETAMRIDLAYATRTFRRLTNLPTIGHIIIGTPPILRRGGFCFAVEDSRWQVTLVGFLGEEPPTDPQGFTDYAASLPNAEIHEVVRSCEPLDDIRLYKFASNLRRHYERLSAFPEGYLVIGDALCSFNPAYGQGMTVAALEVEALEACLAGGVAPGQIAAQFFRRAAQVIDVPWRLTTGEDFRFPQVIGKRPPLLSLLNAYVARVHHAATVDPVVCRAFFEVASLTCRPERLLAPEILWRVLTARPVLST encoded by the coding sequence GTGGCACGCAGGGGAGCACATGCCATCGTGATGGGCGGCAGCATGGCCGGGCTGCTGGCCGCGCGCGTGCTCGCCGACTACTACGACCGCATCACGGTCATCGAGCGCGACAGCGTCAGCGCGTGGGCCGAGCCGCGCAAGGGCACGCCGCAGGATCGTCACGTGCACGGCTTCTGGGCGCGCGGCCTGCGCACCGTCGAGCGACTGTTTCCCGGCATAATGGCCGAGCTGCATGGAGGCGGGGCGGTGCCCGGCGACGCCGTCGGCGACGTCAACTGGCACCAGTTCGGCGGGCTGAAGCTGCGCGCGCCGACGGGCATCGGCGCCACCCTGATGACGCGTCCATTCCTCGAAGGCCACGTGCGGCGCCGCGCGCTGGACTCGCCGACGATTCACCTGCGTTCGGGCACGACTGTCACCGACCTCACCACCTCGGAGCAGCACCGCCGCGTCAGCGGCGTCTATGTCCTGGGCGCTGGCGGCACGCGCGAGGTGATCGAGGCCGATCTCGTCGTCGATGCCACCGGACGCGGCACGCAGGCGCCACGCTGGCTGGAGTTCATGGGCTATCAGCGCCCGCCCGAGACGGCGATGCGCATCGACCTCGCCTACGCCACGCGCACCTTCCGGCGCCTGACCAACCTGCCCACCATCGGCCACATCATCATCGGCACGCCGCCGATCCTGCGGCGGGGCGGCTTCTGCTTCGCGGTCGAGGACAGTCGCTGGCAGGTGACCCTGGTCGGCTTCCTCGGCGAGGAACCGCCGACGGATCCGCAGGGCTTCACCGACTACGCCGCCTCGCTGCCGAATGCCGAAATCCACGAGGTCGTACGCTCCTGCGAGCCGCTCGACGACATCCGGCTCTACAAGTTCGCGTCGAACCTGCGCCGCCACTATGAGCGCCTGAGCGCCTTTCCCGAGGGCTACCTGGTCATCGGCGATGCGCTGTGCAGCTTCAATCCGGCCTATGGCCAGGGCATGACGGTGGCGGCGCTGGAGGTCGAGGCGCTCGAAGCCTGTCTCGCCGGTGGCGTTGCGCCGGGGCAGATCGCAGCGCAGTTCTTCAGGCGCGCCGCCCAAGTGATCGACGTGCCCTGGCGGCTGACCACCGGCGAGGATTTCCGCTTTCCCCAGGTGATTGGCAAACGTCCGCCCCTGCTGAGCCTGCTCAACGCCTATGTCGCGCGCGTGCATCACGCCGCCACGGTCGACCCCGTGGTCTGCCGCGCCTTCTTCGAGGTCGCCTCGCTGACATGCCGTCCCGAGCGCCTGCTGGCGCCGGAGATCCTCTGGCGCGTGCTGACCGCGCGCCCCGTTCTCAGCACCTGA